The Kineothrix sp. MB12-C1 genome includes a window with the following:
- a CDS encoding HD domain-containing protein — translation MFKEKVTIAMKEVFQEIPFGIEHTLKVLQNAEDIMKGENIEGEEKEFISIIALLHDIGAVEAQKKYGSIDGVYQEKEGPAVAREILKRVGYNKNIDRICFIIGNHHTPSKIDGIDFQIQWEADLLENLTVMDKEKEQEKIKKCIDENFKTDIGKKIAFDRFILFR, via the coding sequence GTGTTTAAAGAAAAAGTCACTATAGCGATGAAAGAGGTATTTCAAGAAATTCCTTTCGGCATAGAGCACACTCTCAAAGTTTTACAAAATGCAGAGGATATAATGAAAGGGGAAAATATCGAAGGGGAAGAAAAAGAATTCATCAGTATTATTGCCCTATTACATGATATCGGTGCTGTTGAGGCGCAAAAAAAATACGGTTCGATTGACGGTGTTTATCAAGAAAAAGAAGGACCGGCAGTAGCCAGAGAAATATTGAAAAGGGTAGGTTATAACAAGAATATTGATAGGATATGCTTCATAATAGGTAATCATCACACACCTTCTAAAATTGATGGAATTGACTTTCAAATACAATGGGAAGCAGATTTGCTAGAAAATTTAACCGTTATGGATAAAGAAAAAGAGCAGGAAAAGATAAAAAAGTGTATAGATGAGAACTTTAAAACAGATATCGGAAAGAAGATTGCTTTTGATCGTTTTATTCTATTTAGATAA